In a genomic window of Roseiflexus castenholzii DSM 13941:
- a CDS encoding transposase has product MPYARRDTITWQPGMYYHIYNRGAHRMPIFREPKNYAFVLQRIEQYARNLQIAVIACCLMPNHDHLLVRQDGDSPAGLLPQRVFNSDTNDL; this is encoded by the coding sequence ATGCCCTATGCTCGTCGAGACACGATTACCTGGCAACCAGGGATGTACTATCATATCTACAACCGCGGCGCCCACCGGATGCCTATCTTCCGCGAACCGAAAAACTACGCTTTTGTTTTGCAGCGAATTGAGCAGTACGCCCGGAATTTGCAGATTGCCGTTATCGCCTGTTGCCTGATGCCCAATCATGACCATTTGCTGGTGCGTCAGGATGGCGACTCGCCCGCCGGTCTGCTTCCTCAACGAGTCTTCAACAGTGATACCAATGACCTGTGA